The genomic interval gatattttagagatgTTCAGAATTACTATTTTCTcgcacatatcataactaaaacgaaaatttgcgaatctgaaacaacttttttaaattttctcaatttaccaaaacaacgcgaaaaggcccctttaaaattgtaacttgcaatattgaatagGCTGTTGCGTTGTCACGAACATGTTTAGCAATATTAaagtgtcattgtattattgatttttataattatattacttATAATGTCCCATTTTTAAGTGAATTAGAATATtgagaatattatatatataattgaatgcTGTATCAACAGTTGAagcattttacttatataatgtTTGGAATCCCTTCGTTTGTGCAAGTTCAATATTAATCAATTAGACAGAAGTCTACAGGCTGTGTATAGTGAATATGTTGGCAAGCCAGGCTTTAAAGCGTGTCTTTATAACATTCaagatttttattttcaatatttccaGAAGGCTAATTGAGTATAAGTTGCATTCAGGAATAAAATGGTTTTCGTCTTCTAGACGGTTACAGGCAATATAATTATGTCCATAGCTCAACAGGTTTAGGATTGAGTTTAGACCATCTGCCACTTTCTATTCTTAATCTATGAGAAGGTAATCGTAACATAAACAAGCTAAATCTgtacttttaatattaaataatactaaTTATGGTTGAATTAGAAAGTTGGCTATAGTTCTATAAATAAGAGCTCTACTCGAGTTTACAAATCGACCGTTCcaacttttaataaaatttaGTTAACATTCGTGCTCCTAGAAATATAGTATCTTGATCGACAAACTGCAAAAAACAGGCATCGTAAACACCAAGTATGCTCGGCAAATCACGGAATGGGGAGCACACACTTTTTAAGGATATCTTTCGCAATCATTCAACAATGTTAGTTTTTTTACTGAATCAATAACTATCAGTGTGCAAATATTTTgacccaatattttataatatttatatctgTTTGTTTTACAGTTAAGACGCCCAGTTTTGccttttataaaatcattttgaGCGCTTTTTAACATCCAACATCTATTGTACTTTGTGCACCAGAGAAAGAGCCAATATGCGTTAATACAACACAAAGGTAATTCAACTTCGTTactatctcaatttcaatatcATGGTAGTTGAATGAATATTGTTTGACAAACGACCCCCTTTTCTGAATATCATGACTTGAGTTTTATCGGTGTTAACAACTTATTTCCAGGGTACACTATTAATAAAATTCACTTAGATTATGTTGCAGTTCCTGaatattatttgcaaaaataacgtTATCATCTGCATACAACACAAGAActattttcaaatcatttatatCTATACAATTTAATAGATTTTTCAGAAAAGACTGATtctaaatcattttaaaacatataaaacatgaagGGAGATTAACATTTACTTGCCTGACAAATATTCGAAATCCAAACTTAATTTATTCCAAATTTTAATCTAGATTTAACAGATGAGTATATTCATTTTACTATATCTCAAAGTTTGCCTTTTAGACATAGTTTAATGAGTTTACACTGGATGGTTGTCTAGAACCATCCAATccaaggctttactaaagtcaACAACTACACAAAAGCATTGACTAAATAAGTGTGTAAGAAGAtcatgcagtgcaaacatattatCGAGAGTGCTCATATTTTGTCTaaatgtaatccaattaaaatcacaatcttatgaaatatttgtaatatttaaattttcactttaacttatttaataattttaattaatcataattaataaagttttaattaatttcaattaacaaaactttaaaataactattgcatattgttttaaataactagtgcatattgtttaaaataactattgcatattgtttagaataactattgtacattgttagaaatacttaaggaattgcgcagttcatatcacgcattaagcccagttttcacaaaactacaccggaatacttttttgtgccaggtgagctacaaactctatcatatagatgtactataagaaaacagcttactaagctaacaaagaatagcacattccaatctaaattgtttaccaaatcaagaacgcaaacgtaagcagtagaaacttatagaaagttccatgaccaagggttaacaactttgacccgaacaaatataaaaaagtaggtgaatcagcgtaccacgtgagaccacataggatcacgtgagaaacgtattaggaaaagtctgatcaggtttcagaaagttgcatctgaaaggatatttaagaaaacactgtgggggactcaccacagtgtttttccggatattacaggtgagctgttgctacttatttattttcaaacctaaattattgtttgctgcaaataaatatattcatacttaaattattgtttactactttaatttgtttcagctacattcaatgtagagtatttaggaaagttgtttgactgcacaatatccaaataaatatatattgtgtattaatgataattgctattttataagtatcatattagtaaaacaaatagtactgtcttctcataaataaataatttctttattttatgatttaacaaaataatgttaatgcctgaaaactgttagtgaaattgaacaatattctgtgtgatttattaatatataaaaagaatcaatatcgttgcatatgtacgtatatattataaatgatatttatgcatgcgaatatttatcttgttttaataaattaacacagtgtttttccggatattacagagaataaaatgggctgtttacactgtcgacttctttgattattcacatctattatggatcacagaatattagcgcttaacgctaatttgcataaattgaagaatggtaacatttaacgctaattgaaaatgaaacactacaaatacaacattcactaagaccaTAATGGACAGAATGATTAATTATcaagaactaaataatgtatcgtacgtaaataaagatcccgttaccaattacattaaatggaaataatgaaaacttcaaggaacattgaaataacaagtaaaagcacgtacgaAATAAACCCCGCCCGTGTTTCCACGTATAAATAGTAATGTTCCATCCGATGTGAGAGTCTTGTATTTAAAATGCGAGTGAACAGATTTCCTAACTTACTAATTAAAAACATGCTTCTataattatttttcatcattCTTGAGTAAAAGTTCAACGAAGCCCAATAAGACCAATAAGTTGGAAAATAAccacttttaatttaaaaaaagtatatgtaaacATGGAAAAAGCACGTCTCTACCATGAATAAAAAATTCAATAATATTCATATCAGGGCCTCCACTTCTATTGGACTTAAGTTCTTGTCTAGCTTTACGAATTAATTCTATGGAAATCTGATCATTTAATTCATCAAACATAACACTAAATTCGTTTCTCTCATACCTTTCCAAGAAGAAGATAACATCCGTATTAAGCGCAAAACAAAACAGCCTGTTTCTTTTTGACACTTTTAAAACTACTCCGGGATATATTGGACTGGTGAATTCGCGCAGGTTGTTTGAGCATATTCCAGTACATTGTAGCATTTTTTGATTGATGTATACAATGTCGGTAAAGAAACATAACACACGTACCTGCAATTTAATTTGTTCACATACGTCTACTGTGTGAGTCCGTATTTTTCTTACAAATACATTATTACTAGATAACAAAGTAtttaattaatgtaaataaagCACAGTTTAAGGCACATCGCAGacgttaaattatttataatagtcCATATTAAATGGTTAAAGAGTTAACTCCATACCAACCAGTTTAAAATATTTGCTCAGTCGACAGGTAGTCGTggtgttatataatatatattttaatgagaATTTTTAGTCAATTAAAAACTATTTGACTGAATGGATGTAATAATTGACCAGGCCTGTCTGGGCAAACAAAGATGTCCCTACCAACTAGTGGTGCTTGTTCTAGAATGTTGGGGGATGACATGTTGATACACGCATCCGCAATGGAAAAAGCCTGTGTGTGCTTTGCAATGAAGTTCAATTGATCAAGAGGTGTGCTATTACCACTAGCCCCAGGGTATGGTTTCCTAGAACAAAAACTCCTCCATGTGCACATAGTGGACTTCACTGACCATTTGCTACGGGTGAGTTAACCTTGACGAAAGTGTCATCAGGACGGAGGTGCAAGCTTCACAGCGGACTTACCAACCATTGTCAAAAGCAACACAGCCAAACGTATTCAACCAATGTATTGTAGTGTACATTGTATCAATGGTCAATTAGACAATAAATAAAAAGTGCGATTTTCACTTACAGAGCAATGAAGAAGAAGTGCAATAATGCTGCATTTCCGGACAAATATGGTCATTATCGCGAGGCGAAATACTGTCAGATAAAGCACCATTGGTTATGGAAGGTAATtcatgaattattatttataattgtctCCCATGAATGGTTTTATTTCAGATGTAATATGAGTAAAGTTGTGATTAAAACCATAGTAATTTATATGAAGGCGTTAAGGACATATTACAGTTTAATGTGTATCCATCGATAATGGAATAAGTAAGAAAGAAGTTGTTTTCTTATGCATGGCGAACTATAATATTATGACTTAAATGGGTTCAATATCAACCTAAATGATCTACAACATGTATTTGACTATGTATATTTCCAGCTACACCGTGTGTTTGACTATGTATATTTCTTCGTGCACATATGTCTTACTTGAATAAACCCATCTGCATCCTGTATTTGATTATGTATTTATCCAGCTGCACCATGTGTTTTTAGCTGCTATATGTGTTACATGGATATGTTTGAATTGCATATTTCCAGCTGCAGCATGTGTATAACAAAGTCCATGTGATGCGTGGCTACAAGGGAAAGATACTATTACTGGAGGAAGACTACTACGTCGCACCCGATATCATTCATATCATACAGATGGTGCAGAGTTTGAGGCAGAAGTATCcattttgattgattttaaagCATGTATATGCCGTTTATTGTATTATAAACCTAATTGGTTATAACCTCTTTGAAGTAACTGTTCTGTCCAGGAAACTTTCCTGTAAACAATGAAATTAAATGTTAAGCTTAAAACTTTGTTTGGCTTAATGACATTAATATTTGTTTAGGAACAATATTGAATACGTTTCGTAGAAATAACCATTCCTGGATTTCTTTTGACACATCTAAATATGTAACCATGAATAGGGGTTTATCTTAGAATCACCCATTCGCAAGTTTTATCTATTTGCATTGAGTCATCCATATAACCAACAATATTTTAGCTCAAAGTGACACGTAATCTctttcattattttatatgtaattgtGCGTGCCAAGTATAATAATAACTCAGTGTGTGCCTTATTAGTAATTGCCCTACCTGTTTTTGCGAGGGCTAGTTGTTCTGTATCTATTTTGATTCTGAAGCATTTGGCAACAAATTGATACAAATCAAGAGAGTTCCTATGGTTGATTGATGTCCGAATTTCAACCAGTTCCATCCTCACACACGGGTTACCTTTGTTCCAGCAATCATTATTTATTCATCCAATCGTATGATGCTACCAAATTAAGTTTCTTAATTATCATAATCCAATCctgctttaaaaaatgtgttcatgttgTTAAAAGTAGTATTTATGTGGGTGTTTTATAGGTaacattaatgtattttttcaggGACTGGAAGGATTGTAAGGAATGTAAAATAATAGCGCTAGGAAGGTATGATGAGCATCACAATTTTCGGGTCAATGCTGACAAGGTATGGAAGTTAAATATTGAAAGCACTACATCGTTGTACTCTTAATCAATATGTTTCATAATCTCTTTGGGAATAATCGATTTAGTGTCTGGTAAAACCgggatttatgcatgtgcgtaaagtattttACTTCCAGATTTGCTATTGAAGTTTGGTAAAGGAAGAGGCTTATCTCGGACTGTACTTACCACTTTTACTAAATGCACTTTTAGAAGTGATTAAGTCGAAAAGAATAATCCCGATTAAGCAGATAGTATTGACAAGTCGTTCTGGTTAACTActgttttaaataacataaacatcCGAAATAGTCTGCAAAATGTTCTTGTTGACCAACAATGTAAAATGGCAATTTAAAAGTTCCCCAAAGGTCGGTAACACAGTAAAACATCATATTCCCAGGTTGAAGTAGCCAACTGGGAATCATCGCGACTCAACAGGGGCATTGCCTTCAACCGCGACCTCTGGGAAGAAATCAAAATGTGTGCAAAGGTAAACGGGTTATTgtcgaaatgaagaaattataattgTTGGTGTTTCTCAAAagcaaattattatatattatgtcGTTGTTGTCAAATTTATGCATTTCACATGGTCTATGTGTATTAATTTAGTTACTTAAATTGTTATTGTTGACATACTTTAAGATTTGTATTTTATATCTATATGTTTCAATGTcccttatattttgttttacaattattagcgCATTTTCACACCgaaaacatttaaatgtacaagCCATAATTTTTAGTACAGTTTTAGTTTATTGTTTTTCCAGCCATCAGTTTTATATTTTGGATAACGTTTTTACATAATTTCTgtacaatatttcttaaaattatgaTGGTATTGTATAAGGTCTCAGTCAGCAGATTTCTATCTACATTTTGACGCTATTTTAGGAGTTCTGTATTTTTGACGACTACAACTGGGACTGGACACTGCAGCATCTGAGCAGTAAGTGCATCCCACAGATGAAGGTGCTGCAGATGGAGGCCACAAGGGTGTTCCACATGGGAGATTGGTATGGTCTCGTCAGAATGTTATATTACAGTTCCAGTTATATTGCAGTCCCCTGTAATGAGATATTGGAAACGGAATTGTCATCAGAGTTCGTGTACTTGCCATTTATTATTTTTCAGAATGGTGTAAGTTCATATGATATCTTTGGAATAGGTAAAGCAATACGATTGTGCGTATGCATTTTTGCTTTATGTAGTAAATCTACATTAAAACATGTTCGAATTGATATAAATATggcaaaattaataataaaatccTGCGATATTGGAAAAAGAAAAACCCATTCCGAATAATTTGACCGATATACATTTGCTTTACTTTAAGAGAACCGCACAATTCCATGTACTTAGTATATGGATGAAATACTTCATGATATTGATGTTCCAGTGGGCTATATCACACACGTTAATCGTGTGATATTTTAGTCATCTTAGCCCACATGGCTTTTCAATCATACACTAGGAATCCATGTACTCGTACATAATCAATACATTTGTAATACAATCATACAAAATCAGTCTATGTGAAATATAATCTTGCGAAATCAACCCTTGTGTTTCATAAAATTATCCACAATAAATCAATGTGATATACAATCATACAAAATCAAACAACATAACATGAAATCAAATACAATACATCCACGTGACATATACAATCATCAGCCGTCAATCCCTGTGATATATAATAGTACAAAAATCAATCAATTcgacatataatatacatattcgACAATGCACCACAACATGAACTATTAAATTCGTTGTATGTCTTTTACGATAACCAACCGCTTTTTAAATACcgaataattaattatataaatgacaACAAATGTATAACATCATGAAGTTATGATACTATACTGTAAAACCAATTATAGTGTACATTATcgatttattttagttttatgaATTGCTTTAAAAGCAACGGCACAATCTGCTTCAATTGTCGTTCGTCGGATGCACCCAATCTTAAATCGATTTATAATCACTCTAAAACTATTTTAGAAGACAACATGACTTAACAACGTTAAATCCCTATGAAAGGTCCATAACTTCTTAGCTCAAAGTTAATTGACATAACGTTCCAGGTGAAATAGCAGTCGCAAAgcaaaatgtattgttatatatAGTAACGTATTAAGATTACACTAGCATTTTTCCATGCTCTAATTAAACAGCATTTAACATTCTCATGCCATTTCTGAGTTCATGGGAAAAAAGCCATAATAACATGCATACTTTTTAACTACAAACAAGCACACTATTTCTCTGAAATAAAACGTGATACCATTGAAATGAAACTATAATGGTGCATGATTTTACTTGCAGTGGTATTCATCAGAAAGGGAAGAAATGTCAACCAgagaagaaaaaaaagataatagAACAGCTTGTAGGCAATAACACGGATCATCTATTCCCAAACACATTGTCCATAAGCAGTTACGCGAGTCTGCCACTTCAAGACCCGAAACCCAATGGCGGGTAGGGCGACCCCAGAGACCAACACTTGTGTCTTAGCTTCGCGAAAAACACCACAGATAAAGAAGACACATAGTTGTGTGGACATTTATACATTAAAATGATATACATTAATGCAGACTgctacattttattattatttattaattaattgtttttgatTGAGGACACGATTTGATTTTGTCTagattatatcctttaaaaataaatccttgACTAGAATGAAATGGGGATTTTTCTTTGACTAAGTTTAATAAATCTATTCTGAAGAATAAAAAAGTATACACACATCAAGCATACAAACTATAGATCATTCATTGAAAAATGTATTAGGTTCTTATATTGGTATTTAATactttttcaatgattttttttcaattatggaTTTTCTTTAATCATCGTTGATTAAACGATTAAAGCAatctttttacagattttggcttgtattgtagtttgtcattgaatacttaatattgataaatgtacacattggatctaaaaagctccagttaaaaaaacagaagaacacaattaaagaaagaaaaaagtaaccctaaactttgctcgaaccacttacccctggagtaaaagtctatcgcatagaccactcggtcatccgtgctcctacaatgaatgatgtatttgattctttatataagcaatccttgacgtgtcacaaaatctaacgacaacaacaaaactcttcaaattattcattcgtttagcgttgcatcgctttataattttcaggtttttaaatcgaccCAAAATGcatacattgaatattttagagcatggcaaatgttcagtattactgtttccttacaaatatcataactacaacgaacatttgcaaatctgaaacaatttttccaattttgtcaatttgcaaaAAAGTGAAAATGCCTCTTTAAGCAATTGTATAAtagttaaaatattataaaatagttatttttgaatcaattcaaaacatatttttctgaAAACAGTGCGGTTGATAATTGTTCAGAATGCCCGAGTATTACGTCGTCATTTTTTTCATGAATATAATAAGGACTTGAGGACCGGAGACTGGATATCACTTGATGCGTATAGTATACAAAAGGCTGCGCCTTATTTTGAATTCCTCTTATATTAGTAATTGCAATTAATCTAAATGGTTGACGCGGCCGGTCAGCTTAGTTTGTATTACTCTGGACTTATCATCCGAAGACCGCGGTTTGGGTCTCTACCAGGCCACACAACTTGTTTTGGgggaattgtcatttaatcttttCCACGGCCTTTCATCATATCTAAATCGAGTGGTCAGTTTCGAGGCACTGGCATACGATTGCTCATCTAGTAGTGTAACACCATCTTATGCAGCAAAGAGAGAGATGGTAGACTGACCGAAGTTATCTGATTAAACTAATAGTAACAACACCTAATGACCAACAATAATTAACTAGGAAATCAAATAATTTGCCTTGTAACGTGAAacggaataaaaaaaatcagtgtaTGTATTCAATTATATATCgttcataatattacatgacAAAATATTACATGGATTAGCTATTTATCTAAATATTCAACAaccattatatgttttattaaactttttatttaatatattaaatagcttACACAAGAAATCTTACGACTAATGTGTATTTTTGGTGACATTATCGCTGTTAAGTTTTCACAACAAATTTTCTCTGGTTTATAGGCTATATCTTTTTCtctataataatgaaataaatttatacaaaaaacaaaatagTGGTAGTGAACgttatatatttgatttatttttatttatttttgttattagtaatattaatagtatttttaGTCATAATatagcatttatttaaaaaaaatgccttaaGGGAACAATATTCATTAATTGGGTGGATGCTAGCGTGTCAAGACTATTGAATTTTGCAGACTTaaacttttaaagaaaaaacattcCTGTGCTCTATGTGTTATATAGTTTTCAAAaattttaaaactaatttcaCGCGGGGATTCGGTTATCTGCTTCATAAAAAGTAACTGTGTTTCTAGACGACCAtggcagaagtagtagcagatgtaatagtataagtagttgcagtagtaatagcagcagaagcagtagcagtagcagcagcagtagcagaagaagtagtagtaatagtaccaGTAGAAGTGTTAgtataagtagtataagtagtagtagtagtagtagtagtagtagtagtagtagtagtagtagtagtagtagtagtagtagaagttgtagtagaagtagtagtagtagtagtagaagtagtagtattaatagtagtagtagtagtagtagaagtagtagtagtagtagtagtagtagtagtagtagtagtagtagtagtagtagtagtagaagtagtagaagtaattgcTTCCCCATTTCCATAAATTGTGAAGGAAATAAGtaatttttttatgaaagttACATGCCTACTGAGTAATATTCAGATTTATAGCACATAAGTTGTTGGATAGTATGCAAGTTATATAACTATAGATAGGGTTTCCTAAGAACACATTATTTATTCCGTGGTGTCAACACTTAGGTGCGTTGAGAAAATTTTAGTTTTATCCAGTTTTGACAAAACTCGCTTATTTTGTCTACACACATGCAATCATAGATATCATGTGTTATACAAGTAATCCTTATTAAAGGGACTTtttgcacagattttggcacTGACCCTTGGTGTAAAAGTcaaacgcttagaccactcggcaatccgtgctcatactatttggtactttatataagcaatcctcgtagtgtaacacaataacgacaacagaaccctccaacttattcaatcgtttcgaattgcaacgctttatgattttcaggaAATCGGCTAAAGATgcgtataattgatattttagagtatggtaaatgaTTAGTATTAccttttcttcacaaatatcataactacaacgaaaatttgcgaatctgatttttttttactttgtcaatttaccaaaacgtgaaaaagcccctttgaACAATGTATAATGGAGTTATTGATCCGTTTTCGTGCAATCTTACAAGTCAAAATTCTAAGATGACTAGCTACTTGGATCACTGCTTTCACAACCCATGCAAACAGGGTGgaacatgttttgttatttttgtttataaacataccATGTAAACTGAGTATTTGATAGATTGACTTTGCATTTAGTATTTGTTGGTGTGTTGGTTATATAAATGTGCGCAATATACCCTTAACAGGTATATCCAAACCATAGTCAGCACGTTTGGGTTTCCTTGGGACCTCATAGAACAATCGCGGTCTTAATTAAGCCATATGGTTATTGCCCCTCCCTCCCTCTATGGCACACTGTAAGTTGTAACTGCTAAAA from Dreissena polymorpha isolate Duluth1 chromosome 1, UMN_Dpol_1.0, whole genome shotgun sequence carries:
- the LOC127866703 gene encoding alpha-1,6-mannosyl-glycoprotein 2-beta-N-acetylglucosaminyltransferase-like translates to MQIFFPLSIQLHPKSFPGDDPNDCPRDMRKEEAMKKKCNNAAFPDKYGHYREAKYCQIKHHWLWKLQHVYNKVHVMRGYKGKILLLEEDYYVAPDIIHIIQMVQSLRQKDWKDCKECKIIALGRYDEHHNFRVNADKVEVANWESSRLNRGIAFNRDLWEEIKMCAKEFCIFDDYNWDWTLQHLSSKCIPQMKVLQMEATRVFHMGDCGIHQKGKKCQPEKKKKIIEQLVGNNTDHLFPNTLSISSYASLPLQDPKPNGG